In Streptomyces qaidamensis, one DNA window encodes the following:
- a CDS encoding Cof-type HAD-IIB family hydrolase, with protein sequence MAAPIAYSLIATDLDGTLLRGDDTLSDRSLAALARVADAGAQHLVVTGRPAPRVRPLLDDLGTTGLAVCGQGAQVYDAGADRLLWSITLDRELAETALGKIEAEVGQVYAAVDQDGVDGLTLIEPGYLMPHPTLPAVRVDRRDDLWGEPISKVLLRHPHLSDDELAATARSVVGSLATVTMSGPGTVELQPCGITKATGLALAAEHLGLRPADTLAFGDMPNDIPMFDWAAHGVAMANAHPELKAVADEVTLSNEDDGIAVVLERLLGGAAQYGPLTLSIEP encoded by the coding sequence ATGGCCGCACCCATCGCATATTCACTCATCGCCACCGATCTGGACGGGACGTTGCTGCGCGGCGACGACACCCTCTCCGACCGGTCCCTCGCCGCGCTCGCGCGGGTGGCGGACGCCGGTGCCCAGCACCTCGTGGTGACGGGCCGGCCGGCGCCCAGAGTGCGGCCGCTCCTGGACGACCTCGGCACGACGGGGCTCGCGGTGTGCGGGCAGGGCGCGCAGGTGTACGACGCAGGCGCGGACCGGCTGCTGTGGTCCATCACCCTGGACCGGGAACTGGCCGAGACCGCTCTGGGCAAGATCGAGGCCGAGGTGGGGCAGGTGTACGCGGCGGTCGACCAGGACGGGGTCGACGGGCTCACGCTGATCGAGCCGGGTTATCTGATGCCGCACCCGACCCTGCCCGCCGTGCGGGTCGACCGCCGCGACGACCTGTGGGGCGAGCCCATCAGCAAGGTGCTGCTGCGCCATCCCCACCTGTCGGACGACGAGTTGGCGGCGACGGCCCGCTCGGTGGTCGGCTCACTGGCGACGGTGACGATGTCGGGCCCCGGCACGGTCGAACTCCAGCCGTGCGGGATCACCAAGGCCACGGGCCTCGCGCTGGCCGCCGAGCATCTGGGGCTGCGCCCGGCGGACACCCTCGCCTTCGGTGACATGCCCAACGACATCCCGATGTTCGACTGGGCCGCTCACGGGGTGGCGATGGCCAATGCCCATCCCGAACTCAAGGCCGTGGCCGACGAGGTCACCCTGTCGAACGAGGACGACGGCATCGCCGTCGTCCTCGAACGACTGCTGGGCGGGGCGGCTCAGTACGGGCCGTTGACGTTGTCGATCGAGCCGTAA
- a CDS encoding transglycosylase SLT domain-containing protein, translated as MAGRGKHRRPRTNPLTRGFIAAGTGGAALTLPLLGATHASAAEPQIAPAAAQSVPQAAQPAKPLTYTVVKGDSLARIADKYDVSGGWKQLYKDNRAAVGDDPKLIHPGLKLTVKTTKTDAAKKTATKSSAPAKPAAKPAGGVAQATQASAKTYANNLDGWIREALDIMAQKGIPGSYDGIYRNIMRESSGNPLAINNWDSNAAKGTPSKGLLQTIDPTFQAYHVDGTSWDPYDPVANITAACNYAADRYGSIDNVNGPY; from the coding sequence ATGGCCGGACGAGGCAAGCACCGTCGCCCCAGAACCAACCCGCTGACCCGAGGCTTCATCGCCGCCGGTACCGGCGGAGCCGCACTCACCCTTCCGCTCCTCGGCGCCACGCACGCGAGTGCCGCCGAGCCACAGATCGCACCCGCCGCCGCACAGTCCGTGCCGCAGGCGGCCCAGCCCGCCAAGCCCCTCACGTACACCGTGGTCAAGGGCGACTCGCTCGCCCGCATCGCGGACAAGTACGACGTCTCGGGCGGCTGGAAGCAGCTCTACAAGGACAACCGCGCCGCCGTCGGCGACGACCCGAAGCTGATCCACCCGGGTCTGAAGCTGACGGTGAAGACCACCAAGACGGACGCAGCGAAGAAGACGGCGACCAAGTCGTCCGCCCCCGCCAAGCCGGCCGCGAAGCCCGCCGGCGGTGTCGCCCAGGCCACCCAGGCGTCGGCGAAGACCTACGCGAACAACCTGGACGGATGGATCCGCGAGGCGCTGGACATCATGGCGCAGAAGGGGATCCCCGGGTCCTACGACGGCATCTACCGCAACATCATGCGCGAGTCGTCCGGCAACCCGCTGGCGATCAACAACTGGGACTCCAACGCCGCCAAGGGCACCCCGTCCAAGGGCCTGCTCCAGACCATCGACCCGACCTTCCAGGCCTACCACGTGGACGGCACGTCGTGGGACCCGTACGACCCGGTCGCCAACATCACGGCGGCCTGCAACTACGCGGCCGACCGTTACGGCTCGATCGACAACGTCAACGGCCCGTACTGA